AGCTGGGCGACTTCGTGCAGAAGGCGACCCAGGAGCAGTGCAAGGAAGGCGGGGGCACGAGCTAGCGGCGGGCGCGCTCCTTCGCGGCTCGCTGGCGCTCGCGGGTCGGTCGCGCGCGGGTTTCTTCTGCCACGCTATCCCAGGACTGGCGCGCTGCGCGCGCCGCGTCCTGGGCTATTGTCAACCGGCCCTGCGGGCCGGCACAGCCGGGGCGGCTGTGCCACACTGTTCCCAGCGGATCGAAGATCCGCCCCCCTCACGAGCCGGCGGGGTCACCGCGGGGAGAGGCGTGGGTCACCCACAAGCGCGGCATGGGTCACAGCGCGGGCGGCGGCGCTGGAGTAGAAGAAGAGCAGGGTTGGTGCCGGAGCCGGAGCATCGTGTATGCTGCTGGCACAGGAGTGGGGTCTCAAAAAATCCACGAGGGCACCGCCATGAACCTGCAGAGATTCTGGGAAGAGGTCCAATCCCGCATCGCGCGGCACGATCTGCTCTGCCATCCTTTCTATAAGGCGTGGGCGGCGGGCGAGCTGAGCGCCGCCGACCTGCGCGAGTACGCCGCCGACTACTACTACCACGTGGCCGCCTTCCCCACCTACCTGAGCGCGCTGCACGCGCGCCTGGAGGAGGGCGAACTGCGGCGGCGCGTCCTGCACAACCTGTGCGACGAGGAGGGAATCGACTCCCCCGACACGCGCTCGCACGCGGAGCTGTGGCTGGACTTCGCCGAAGGCATGGGCGCGGAGCGCGAGCAGGTGCGCGGCCGCCGGCCGCTGCCCGAGGTCGAGCAGCTCATCCGCACCTTCCGGCGGATGGCGGCGGAGGAGCCGGTGGTCGCGGCCCTGGCCGCCTTCTACGCCTACGAGTCGCAGGTGCCGCGGGTGGCCAAGGAGAAGGCCAAGGGGCTGCGCGAATTCTACGAGGCCGACCGCAAGACCTGCGCCTACTTCGACCTGCACACCATGGCCGACATCTACCACGCCCAGGTGTGGCGCGACGAGATCGAGGCGCTGGTGGCCGAGCATCCCGAGCAGGCGGAGCGGGCGCTTGCGGCCACGGAGGAGTGCGCGCAGGCGCTGTGGCAGGCGCTGGACGGCATCGAGCGCGGACGGCTGGCGCGGCGCGCGGCGTGAAGAATAGTTTCTAGTTTCTCGTTTCCAGTTTCTGGAAGGGCGCGGCCGAGGCCGCGCCTGTTTGTTTTTTGGCCGCCGTTCATTTAGAAAAGAGCGGCTATGGCCAAGCCGGTGCCGCTGGGAACCAAGGCGCAAGTCGAAGAGGTCGTCCAACTCAAGCACACCCTGCAGTTCCACCATCCCATGCTGCCGCCCATCTACTCCACCCCGGACATGATCCGGCTGATGGAGACGGCGTGCTTCCAGGCGCTGCTACCCTTTCACGAGGCCGGGGAGATGAACGTGGGCACCGCTATCCACGTGGAGCACCGCGCCGCCACCGGCATCGGGGCGACGGTGAAAGCGGAGGGCGTGCTGGAGTCCTTCGACGGGAGGTTCTACGTGATGCGGGTGCGCGCCTGGGACGAGAAGCAGGAGATCGGGCGGGGCACGGTCACGCGCGCCATGGTGCATCTGCCCCGGTTCATGGCCCGGGTGGAAGGGAAGTAGTTAGGAGTTTGGAGTTAGGAGTTTGCCCGGGCGGT
This genomic interval from Terriglobales bacterium contains the following:
- a CDS encoding CADD family putative folate metabolism protein — its product is MNLQRFWEEVQSRIARHDLLCHPFYKAWAAGELSAADLREYAADYYYHVAAFPTYLSALHARLEEGELRRRVLHNLCDEEGIDSPDTRSHAELWLDFAEGMGAEREQVRGRRPLPEVEQLIRTFRRMAAEEPVVAALAAFYAYESQVPRVAKEKAKGLREFYEADRKTCAYFDLHTMADIYHAQVWRDEIEALVAEHPEQAERALAATEECAQALWQALDGIERGRLARRAA
- a CDS encoding hotdog domain-containing protein produces the protein MAKPVPLGTKAQVEEVVQLKHTLQFHHPMLPPIYSTPDMIRLMETACFQALLPFHEAGEMNVGTAIHVEHRAATGIGATVKAEGVLESFDGRFYVMRVRAWDEKQEIGRGTVTRAMVHLPRFMARVEGK